A stretch of Prunus dulcis chromosome 6, ALMONDv2, whole genome shotgun sequence DNA encodes these proteins:
- the LOC117632022 gene encoding transcription factor AS1, with product MEMKERQRWRAEEDALLRAYVQQYGPREWNLVSQRMNTPLNRDAKSCLERWKNYLKPGIKKGSLTEEEQRLVICLQAKHGNKWKKIAAEVPGRTAKRLGKWWEVFKEKQQREQKNNKTVDPVDEGKYDRILETFAEKLVQERAAPSYLMATSNGSYLHTETSSPAPTMLPPWLSNSNVTSNVRPPSPSVTLSLSPTVAPSPPIPWLQPDRGSDNSIVLGNMPHHGSVPVCGENLVISELVECSRELEEVHRAWAAHKKEASWRLRRVELQLESEKACRRREKMEEIEAKVKALREEQKAALDRIEAEYREQLAGLRRDAEAKEQKLTEQWVAKHLRLSKFLDQMGGRPRLAEPNGR from the coding sequence ATGGAAATGAAGGAGAGACAACGTTGGAGAGCTGAAGAGGATGCTTTGTTACGTGCGTATGTGCAGCAATATGGACCAAGGGAGTGGAACCTTGTATCACAGCGCATGAATACGCCCCTAAACAGGGATGCCAAATCTTGCTTAGAAAGGTGGAAGAATTATCTCAAGCCCGGCATCAAGAAAGGATCACTTACTGAAGAGGAGCAGCGCCTTGTCAtttgccttcaagccaaacaCGGTaataaatggaagaaaattgcTGCTGAAGTCCCTGGACGTACTGCTAAGAGATTGGGTAAGTGGTGGGAAGTGTTCAAAGAGAAGCAGCAGAGAGAACAGAAAAACAATAAGACAGTTGACCCAGTTGACGAGGGTAAATACGATAGAATTCTTGAAACTTTTGCTGAGAAGCTAGTGCAGGAGCGTGCTGCCCCATCATATCTCATGGCTACTTCAAATGGGTCCTATCTTCATACTGAAACATCTTCTCCTGCGCCTACGATGCTTCCTCCTTGGCTTTCTAATTCTAATGTGACCTCCAATGTCAGGCCACCATCTCCGTCTGTTACCCTGAGTCTGTCTCCAACAGTTGCACCCTCTCCTCCAATTCCTTGGCTGCAGCCTGATAGAGGATCAGATAATAGTATTGTTTTGGGCAATATGCCACATCATGGCTCAGTTCCTGTTTGTGGAGAGAACCTTGTAATATCTGAGTTGGTAGAGTGCTCTAGAGAGTTGGAGGAAGTGCACCGTGCTTGGGCAGCGCATAAAAAGGAAGCATCCTGGAGGTTAAGGAGAGTAGAATTGCAACTGGAATCGGAGAAGGCTTGTCGGAGGAGGGAGAAGATGGAAGAGATTGAGGCGAAGGTGAAAGCTCTAAGGGAAGAGCAGAAGGCTGCTCTGGATAGGATTGAAGCAGAATACAGGGAACAATTAGCAGGGCTAAGGAGAGATGCCGAAGCAAAGGAACAGAAGTTGACCGAGCAATGGGTTGCAAAGCATTTGCGTCTCTCCAAGTTTCTTGACCAGATGGGTGGCAGGCCAAGGCTGGCTGAGCCTAATGGCCGGTGA
- the LOC117630680 gene encoding receptor-like cytoplasmic kinase 176, translated as MGVCWSNKIKAETPSHTGFNSKNGSASNSKASSGSMPVTPRSEGEILQSTKLKSIGFSELKNATRNFRPDSVLGDGGFGSVFKGWIDESSFIATKAGTGMVIAVKRLNQDGIQGHKEWLTEINYLGELHHPNLVKLIGYCLEDDHRLLVYEFMPKGSMENHLFRRSSHFQPLSWSLRMKIALGAARGLAFLHNAETQVIHRDFKSANILLDSNYNAKLSDFGLARDGPTGDKSHVSTRVIGTQGYAAPEYLATGHLTAKSDIYSFGVVLLEMLSGRRAIDKNRPTGEHNLVEWAKPYLRNKRRVFRVIDSRLEGQYSLNRAQKAANLALQCLSIDPKYRPDVNEVVTTLEELQETKDMQKSTQKENHVTSHGHSNGAPNASRVTAYPRPSASPLFA; from the exons ATGGGGGTTTGCTGGAGCAACAAAATCAAGGCTGAAACTCCTTCTCATACAG GATTCAATTCTAAAAATGGGAGTGCTTCAAATAGCAAGGCGTCATCAGGTTCCATGCCTGTCACTCCTCGGAGTGAGGGTGAGATCTTACAATCTACTAAATTGAAGAGTATCGGCTTCAGTGAGCTCAAAAATGCCACAAGAAACTTCCGTCCTGACAGTGTACTAGGAGATGGCGGTTTTGGTTCTGTTTTCAAAGGTTGGATTGATGAAAGTTCTTTCATAGCTACCAAGGCCGGTACTGGCATGGTGATTGCCGTGAAGAGGCTCAACCAAGATGGAATCCAGGGTCACAAGGAATGGTTG ACAGAAATCAACTATCTTGGGGAGCTGCATCACCCTAATCTTGTGAAATTAATTGGTTATTGCTTAGAGGATGATCATCGGCTCTTAGTTTACGAGTTCATGCCTAAGGGTAGCATGGAAAATCATCTATTCAGGA GAAGTTCTCACTTTCAGCCACTATCTTGGAGCCTTCGAATGAAAATCGCCCTTGGTGCTGCAAGGGGACTTGCTTTTCTCCACAATGCTGAAACACAAGTCATACATCGCGACTTCAAGTCGGCTAATATTTTGCTCGACTCG AACTACAATGCAAAGCTGTCTGATTTTGGATTAGCCAGGGATGGCCCAACTGGTGACAAGAGCCATGTCTCTACTAGGGTCATTGGAACTCAAGGATATGCTGCTCCTGAGTATTTAGCCACAG GTCATCTTACTGCCAAGAGTGACATATACAGTTTTGGAGTTGTTCTACTAGAAATGTTATCTGGACGACGAGCTATAGATAAGAACAGACCAACTGGAGAACACAACCTGGTGGAGTGGGCAAAACCATACCTGAGAAACAAACGCCGGGTTTTTCGTGTCATTGATTCTCGACTTGAAGGCCAGTACTCACTCAATCGGGCCCAAAAGGCTGCCAACCTTGCACTTCAATGTCTTTCTATAGATCCTAAGTACAGACCCGACGTGAACGAAGTGGTAACAACACTGGAGGAGCTTCAGGAGACAAAGGACATGCAGAAAAGTACTCAGAAAGAGAACCATGTAACTAGTCATGGCCATTCTAATGGTGCTCCTAATGCTTCCAGAGTGACTGCTTATCCCAGGCCTTCTGCATCCCCACTTTTTGCTTGA